A single region of the Cyanobacteria bacterium FACHB-DQ100 genome encodes:
- a CDS encoding dTMP kinase, whose amino-acid sequence MSGKLIVFEGIEGCGKTTQLERSRQWLTRSIPVEIISTREPGGTRLGGGIRQLLLHNDEESIHDRAELLLYAADRAQHVETFLRPHLERGAIILCDRYTDSTIAYQGYGRGLDRTLIDQLNQVATGGLQSDLTIWLDIDVEVGFERMKQRGKRDRIEQASLDFHHRVQQGFAALAQENSDRIVRIDGSGSELTVAEQVKAVLSQALKRWGM is encoded by the coding sequence ATGAGTGGAAAATTGATTGTCTTTGAAGGAATAGAAGGCTGTGGCAAGACGACGCAGCTTGAACGATCGCGCCAATGGTTAACCCGCAGCATTCCAGTAGAGATAATTTCAACCCGCGAACCTGGCGGAACTCGACTCGGTGGGGGCATTCGTCAGCTTTTACTGCACAATGACGAGGAATCAATTCACGATCGGGCTGAGTTGCTGCTGTATGCTGCCGATCGCGCTCAGCACGTCGAAACCTTTTTGCGTCCGCATTTAGAACGAGGCGCGATCATTTTGTGCGATCGCTACACTGATTCGACGATCGCTTATCAAGGTTACGGTCGCGGCTTGGATCGCACCTTGATCGACCAACTCAACCAAGTGGCAACCGGTGGATTACAGAGTGATCTAACCATTTGGCTCGATATTGATGTCGAAGTTGGATTCGAGCGGATGAAACAGCGAGGAAAGCGCGATCGTATCGAGCAAGCCAGTCTTGATTTTCATCATCGCGTTCAACAGGGATTTGCAGCACTCGCGCAGGAGAATTCCGATCGTATCGTTCGCATTGATGGGAGCGGCAGCGAATTAACGGTGGCAGAACAAGTTAAAGCTGTACTGAGTCAGGCACTGAAGCGCTGGGGGATGTGA
- a CDS encoding FHA domain-containing protein, with protein sequence MPSEPHQNHLIIIEDDKGRREFVLDAPVYSIGRDAKCDIRLVSQFVSRRHATLLQLPNEDGTHYYRIVDGNLKGKPSANGLLINGRKLQQCDLRNQDEIVFGPQVRAIYYLLKRDAVLTVPPDEFDITLISPNMVGDPEDEE encoded by the coding sequence ATGCCCTCAGAACCGCATCAAAACCATCTCATCATTATCGAAGATGATAAGGGTCGCCGGGAGTTTGTGTTAGATGCCCCGGTTTATTCGATCGGACGTGATGCCAAGTGCGATATTCGCTTAGTGTCGCAGTTTGTTTCTCGTCGTCATGCGACCCTGCTTCAGCTCCCCAACGAAGACGGAACGCATTATTACCGGATTGTCGATGGCAACCTCAAAGGTAAGCCAAGCGCGAATGGGCTTTTGATTAATGGTCGTAAACTGCAACAATGCGACCTCCGTAACCAAGATGAGATTGTTTTTGGCCCTCAAGTCCGCGCCATCTATTACTTGTTGAAGCGGGATGCGGTGCTGACGGTTCCACCCGATGAGTTTGATATTACCTTGATTAGTCCGAATATGGTTGGTGATCCAGAGGACGAAGAATAA
- a CDS encoding copper-translocating P-type ATPase — MSQTVLPPTDESIETITLDVTGMKCAGCVKAVEKQLTQQPGVKSATVNLVTELATVECDPSIDPDSLALKLTEAGFPSQPRTAESSDTPDLTERRQAEMQRQTKQLAIAILLLVFSTIGHLHIGILGLSNVWFHCGLAIAALIFPGRSMIVDGWQGLRRNAPNMNTLVSLGTLTAFTASFVALIFPQLGWECFFDEPVMLVGFILLGRTLEQRARGQAAAALQSLAALQPRSARLIGKNGATQPGIEIPVAHIRVGEWLQVLPSEQIPVDGEVVLGETTIDESLLTGESIPVQKQVGDLVAAGTINQSGAIAVRVTRVGKDTTLARIIDLVESAQARKAPIQKLADTIAGYFTYGVLSIALCTFLFWEFIGTKIWTNLPQWTIGIEHAHDMGMMPHPSPMLLSLKLAIAVLVIACPCALGLATPTAILVGSGIGAERGLLIRGGDVLEQVHHLDTIAFDKTGTLTTGKPVVTDVIEFEGGSVLQLAATVESGTRHPLAAAILKAAENLPLLPAQDFYTQAGFGVSAKVEIDSAQQQVFLGTAKWLENNHIAIPETARSQADQLAAAGKTIVYAATEALIGIIAVSDALRPDAQSTIKALKDLNLRVLMLSGDRTSTAQAIAANLGLSDVFAEIPPEGKASAIAQLQAEGYCVGMVGDGINDAPALAQADVGIALKSGTDVAIETAGIVLMCDRLSDVVESIRLSRATFAKIQQNLFWAFAYNLLGIPIAAGLLLPAFGILLSPAAAGAFMAFSSVSVVTNSLLLRRFSKSSERPESVTLGEA, encoded by the coding sequence TTGTCGCAAACCGTTTTACCCCCTACAGACGAATCAATCGAAACGATTACCCTTGATGTCACCGGAATGAAATGCGCCGGATGCGTCAAAGCGGTCGAGAAACAACTGACTCAACAACCGGGAGTCAAATCTGCCACGGTCAATTTGGTGACAGAACTCGCTACAGTCGAATGCGATCCGTCGATCGACCCTGATAGCCTCGCTCTCAAACTCACTGAAGCAGGCTTCCCAAGTCAGCCACGCACCGCAGAAAGTTCCGACACTCCTGATCTTACAGAACGCCGTCAAGCAGAAATGCAGCGGCAAACGAAACAACTCGCGATCGCCATCTTACTGCTCGTCTTCTCAACGATCGGACATCTCCACATTGGAATTCTTGGACTGAGTAATGTTTGGTTTCACTGTGGGTTGGCGATCGCCGCGCTGATTTTTCCCGGTCGATCGATGATCGTAGACGGTTGGCAAGGACTCCGCCGCAATGCACCGAATATGAATACGCTGGTGAGTTTGGGAACGCTCACAGCCTTTACCGCGAGTTTCGTTGCCTTGATCTTCCCGCAACTTGGATGGGAGTGCTTTTTCGACGAGCCTGTGATGCTAGTCGGGTTTATCTTACTCGGACGAACCCTCGAACAACGTGCACGCGGACAAGCTGCCGCCGCCCTTCAATCCCTTGCCGCCCTACAACCGCGATCGGCAAGACTAATCGGCAAAAATGGCGCGACTCAACCAGGAATCGAGATTCCGGTCGCTCATATTCGAGTCGGAGAATGGCTGCAAGTTTTACCGAGTGAACAAATCCCGGTTGATGGTGAGGTCGTTCTGGGTGAAACGACGATCGACGAATCCTTATTAACAGGCGAATCTATTCCCGTTCAGAAACAAGTCGGTGACCTCGTCGCGGCTGGAACAATCAATCAATCGGGCGCGATCGCTGTTCGAGTCACGCGAGTCGGCAAAGATACCACTTTGGCGCGAATTATCGATCTGGTCGAATCGGCTCAAGCTCGCAAGGCTCCGATTCAAAAATTAGCCGATACGATTGCAGGCTACTTTACTTATGGCGTGTTATCGATCGCGCTTTGCACTTTCTTATTCTGGGAGTTCATCGGCACTAAGATTTGGACAAATTTACCGCAGTGGACGATCGGTATCGAACATGCTCACGATATGGGCATGATGCCGCATCCCTCACCGATGCTGCTGAGTTTGAAGTTAGCGATCGCTGTCCTTGTCATCGCCTGTCCTTGTGCTTTGGGACTCGCAACGCCGACTGCGATTCTCGTCGGTTCCGGTATTGGAGCAGAGCGCGGATTACTGATTCGAGGGGGAGATGTCCTGGAGCAAGTGCATCATCTCGATACGATCGCCTTTGACAAAACTGGAACACTCACGACTGGAAAACCGGTTGTAACTGATGTGATCGAATTTGAAGGCGGTTCGGTCTTGCAGCTCGCTGCCACGGTCGAAAGTGGAACCCGTCATCCGCTTGCTGCCGCAATTCTAAAGGCTGCTGAAAACCTACCCCTACTTCCGGCACAAGATTTTTACACGCAGGCAGGATTCGGAGTTTCGGCAAAAGTCGAAATTGATTCGGCTCAGCAGCAGGTCTTTCTTGGAACTGCAAAATGGCTCGAAAATAACCACATCGCGATTCCCGAAACTGCTCGATCGCAAGCTGACCAACTTGCAGCCGCAGGAAAAACGATCGTCTATGCCGCCACCGAAGCGCTTATTGGCATTATCGCGGTTTCAGATGCGCTCAGACCGGATGCCCAATCGACGATCAAAGCGCTAAAAGATCTAAATCTGCGGGTCTTGATGCTCAGTGGCGATCGCACCTCAACCGCTCAAGCGATCGCGGCAAATCTTGGATTGTCTGATGTCTTTGCCGAAATTCCACCCGAAGGAAAAGCCAGCGCGATCGCCCAACTCCAAGCTGAAGGTTACTGCGTCGGCATGGTCGGAGACGGCATCAACGACGCACCCGCTCTCGCCCAAGCCGATGTCGGCATCGCGCTCAAATCGGGAACCGATGTCGCGATCGAAACCGCAGGAATCGTGCTGATGTGCGATCGTCTCAGTGATGTGGTTGAATCCATCCGCCTCAGTCGCGCCACCTTTGCCAAGATTCAACAGAACTTATTCTGGGCATTCGCCTATAACTTACTCGGAATCCCGATCGCTGCCGGTCTTTTACTGCCTGCATTCGGTATTTTGCTCAGTCCCGCCGCCGCAGGCGCATTTATGGCATTTAGCTCTGTTAGTGTTGTCACCAACTCGCTATTATTACGACGTTTTTCAAAATCGTCAGAACGACCAGAATCAGTTACATTGGGTGAGGCATAA